Part of the Perognathus longimembris pacificus isolate PPM17 chromosome 1, ASM2315922v1, whole genome shotgun sequence genome, CCCCCTACGAACACAGTACCGGCTTTTAACACACCTCTCGCCAGTCCTCAgtccccgccccggccccagtCTCCCCTAAGGCAGGCCAACAGGAACACAAGCCCCTCCCTGGAAGTAAGCCCCGCCCCGCCACTTCCCTTGCCAGAGTCCTCAGTCCCCGCCCCGCACAGACCTGGCTGAcggaccccagccccgcccctcggTCCCTCCCTTTTATATCCCCTCCGGACTGAAATCAACCCAGGGTCCCAGGCTCACCCTGGCCTGGTCAGTCCTCCTGGCCTAGCACGAGCTCTGACCCTGGGCCATTCCACCCCGCGACTGCCCGGGCCTTCCCTCCCCGGAGCCCAGCTTATGCCGGCCTGGAGCCCAGTGGCCACCATGTACCTGTGTCGAAGACCCCGGCCCAAGGGGTTCAGACCAGGGCCACAGTCGCTGTTCCCCGTGTCTCCGCCCTGTACTgcattaagagaaaataaaaccagaCTGCTCGGCCTTGGACCAGCTGATCTGGGCTCCATGAGGGAGGCCACCATGCTCTCAAAATATGGACCTAAATCCTGCCTGAGCCTGGGCATCTTCCTCTCCCCATGACTACGCGAAGCACTAGGGGCCTCCCAGGCCAGTTACCCCCCACTGCTGCTCCTGGGGACCGCACACCCCAGAAATCAGCGGGACCTGTCCCCTGAAAACCAGGCGCAGCTCATGGTGGCCCCTCCTTGGTCCTCCCATCCATCCTCAGAAAGGTAGATGACTTTCACAAGGCCAGAAGCAACTCTGGGGTCAGCTCCCAGGCTGCCAAGTACTTCCCTCCAGGCACATAGTCCTCTCATAGGGGACCAATTCAACCCAAACCCCCAGTACCTCAGTTTCCCTAGTAGAGGTCTTTCTGAAAAGTTCAGAAGCTGACAAGCAATGGGGGTTTGTAGCCCAGCATGGCTCCAGGGTTCCCCAGAACATCTGACTtgtgggaagggagaagagaaagcccATAGGAAGAGaaagcagggccagccagggcagcatggggtggggggcacagaaGAGATAGCAAGAATTAAAGGGAAGttgaggaaaaagagaagttaACCTATGCACACCATGATGATACTCCCTCTGGCATAGCCATGTCTTCCCTGAGCCCTCACTAagcacaccaggctcctcccggGCACTGGTGGGCACAGATGCCCACAGAGCCGGCCTGTGAATCACCAGACCTCCACCCTCAACCGCTCATTTGTGTCCAAGTGTGCCAAGGACTGGGAAATGTGTGACTCAGTGCTGCTCCCAGCCTTTGCCCCAAACCAAGGGAGGACCTGCGGCCTCCTGGGTCCTCCTGTGGATCTTTGGTTTCCAGAGTTGGCATCCAGAGACTGTGTCATGTGGCCAGTCCAGAGCCTCAGCTCAGCATAGGTTAAGTGGACCCCGAAGTCCAAAACCAGCCCCCTCATGTGACACATACTCGGCCCAGCATAGGGCAGAAAGGCACCAGGAGGGTGGCGTGACACCAGAAGTCCCTCAGTGAGTGTGTCATCCACACGCCTGAGGAAATTACCCGCCAGGCACCAAGACGCAGCCGGGACTCCTGAAAATTGGGGAGTGCTAACCCAGCCTGGAGGGGAAGACAAGGAGAATTCACGGACTACAGGGCCTTGTACTCCAGTGGGCCACAGGACCATCACCTTCCTCACCATTTCTGACACCTGAGTCTGGGAGCAGGGCTGAGCAGACCCGTGCCCAACTTCCCCTCTCTGCAAGAGCCAGTGCTGGCCCTAGGCAGCCCCTTCCCCTGCGATGACGGACAGGCCACGAGTGGGGGACAGAGTGAAGGCCAGAGACACCCAGATAGGGGGAGGGTAtggaagggggaggaaagaagggcagaaggatggagagggaaggggaggaggctgCACAGGCCATGAGGAAGGACCACACAAGGCAGAGAGAGGGTCATGATGGCACATGCGAGGCCAAGGACAAGGTGAGCCCCTCAGCACcagagggggggaggaggctggacgAATGTGTCCTCAGTGGCCACGAGAGAGGCCCTTCTGTGAATTAAGAAAAGGAGAAGCCACAGGGTGAAGGAAGTTGTTGGCCccaaggaggtgggggtgggaaggcctCCATTCTCCACACCCCTGCAGAGGAGTCTGACCCAGAATCTCCACACACCACTCACCCCTCTTCTGCAGCCCAAGGGCTACATCAGGacctcctctcccctgtgacacCCCAAGGCTTCATGCCCAGAGGAGAGCAGCTATGAGGCAGGTCCTGGTGGTCCTGCTGCTTCTGCCTGCAGCAGTCCTGGCAGCAGGTAAGTGGCCACAACCACCCTGGCTCAGGCTCTGCCCAGGCCACAGggagctgggggggctggggatgtggagaGGGCTGCATGGGAGGAGGGGCCAGGAGCTCACAGGCTGGGCTGAACCCCAACCTTCACCTGCTTTCCTCTCCCAAGCCTGGAGACAGACAACCCTGCCTCTGCCCCACCAAACCCCAGGAATGCAGAAGCATGAGGGTCTGGGGTTTGCCTCTGCTTCCCCCTGCCACAACTTCACATTCCTTCTTCTTCCCAGCAGACAGCCCTTATTTAATGATCCAGCCTGAACATCTCTCTGCCCTCCTGGGAGGCTCCGTTGAAATCCCCTTCAGGTTCTCCCATGCCTGGGAGTTGGCCCCGGATCCCCAGGTGAAGCTGTCATGGAGATGGAAGTCATTCTATGGGGAGTTTATCTACAACAGCACCCCACCTTTCATCCATAAGCAATTCAAGGACCGCCTGGTCCTGATCATCGCAGAGGATGGGGTCTCGGGCTCCCTGTCTATATCAAACTTGCACAAGCGGGACGGGACCACGTACTTCTGCCGCGTCCATCTGAAGACAAAGCAACATGGCGAGAAGCAGTGGCAGTCCATCATGGGGACCAAACTAACCAtcactaaaggtgaggtgcagcCCTGACCCCTCCACACCCAACTCCACATCCCCTCACCCTCGTACCCTTCAAATCTTCTCACTTTCTTCTCCCTGACCTCAGATCTCTTCTTAGGACCCTGACAATgtcatttttgtttcctcttgcCAATAACCATCTCCAAACAGGGgctgcttccccttccctttgccTACCAGTGGCACCTGAGGTTCACCACAATCCCatgcccagggcctcagccctgCCGCTATAGTCCAAGCTCTAAGGTAacaccagcaccccagccctgcctgctccATGACTTGCGATTCACTTGACTTCTCTAGAACCTGTCCTGCCTTCACTGTGAGTTATCTGCATCAAACCTTGCTCTCCCCACAGCCCTGAGCTCAGCCTGGGGCGCACAGCAGGCATCTGATGGATGGCCTCCTTGGTCTCTAGGCCCACTGTAACCCCACACCATCCCCTGTGCCCTCACCTTcagtctcccctcctcccccgccagaACACCTCTCTCACCCCTGCCTGCCCCACACCCCCAGCTCCTCTCCCTCTGTTCTTCTCTTCTCCCACCCCTTGCCTGCTTCCCTCTCCCACAGGAGCCCACACAGTTTTCTAGTCACTGGGTTTCTTGTCTGCCATGCTGCTCTCCTGTGCAGCACTTGCTCTCTTGCAGTGCCCCCCACTGGCCGAGCACCATATGTACATTAATGACTCTCACT contains:
- the LOC125350639 gene encoding paired immunoglobulin-like type 2 receptor beta, translated to MEEDEEELGILNESSEKWQELETLNESNEDWQDADKEPGSPSSLSERPLDLLDTTELSIERRAAMRQVLVVLLLLPAAVLAAADSPYLMIQPEHLSALLGGSVEIPFRFSHAWELAPDPQVKLSWRWKSFYGEFIYNSTPPFIHKQFKDRLVLIIAEDGVSGSLSISNLHKRDGTTYFCRVHLKTKQHGEKQWQSIMGTKLTITKAIKPTTQMKTTTKRSASVISEVSSASFTVAQSQPLNLGAVVGVAVSTAIIKIGVLGLLALLRWRRKGEI